The following are from one region of the Microbacterium paraoxydans genome:
- a CDS encoding alpha/beta fold hydrolase — MTTVIRRRLLDLVLEDHTLTVPLVWDDPADTRTIDVFARVVAREGGEALPYLVFLQGGPGHEAPRPFHASTAPAWLDQALAHYRLVLLDQRGTGLSSPVGDGDLAQGGEAVAEHLTHLRADAIVRDCEALREHLGASTWSVLGQSFGGFTTLAYLSTHADSLDDVFITGGLSTVERDPDEVYALCFDKMRTASERYYRRFPEHRDVMRRLVDLADAGELVLPDGEVVSPSRLRSVGSALGTDDGWQTVWSLLERDPASNAFRHDLQHAMPFGGRNPLYYAFHESSYANGHTTRWSAERVEPTDFRDDPTLFTGEHIRREWADTVPALQPWREVTSILAEHPWPRIYDTAALAASGATGAAAVYVNDVYVPLEFSLETARLLPGVTPWVTSEHEHNGLRTGPVLERLIDLAHGRRLR, encoded by the coding sequence ATGACCACTGTCATCCGCCGCCGCCTGCTCGACCTTGTGCTCGAGGACCACACGCTCACGGTCCCCCTCGTGTGGGACGACCCGGCAGACACGCGCACGATCGACGTGTTCGCCCGCGTGGTGGCACGCGAGGGCGGCGAGGCCCTCCCCTATCTGGTCTTCCTGCAGGGCGGGCCGGGCCACGAGGCGCCGCGCCCCTTCCACGCCTCCACGGCACCGGCGTGGCTGGATCAGGCCCTCGCGCACTATCGGCTCGTGCTCCTGGACCAGCGCGGCACCGGCCTCTCCTCCCCCGTCGGCGACGGTGACCTCGCGCAGGGCGGCGAAGCCGTCGCCGAGCACCTGACGCACCTGCGTGCGGATGCCATCGTGCGCGACTGCGAGGCACTGCGGGAGCATCTGGGGGCATCGACCTGGAGCGTCCTCGGTCAGTCGTTCGGCGGCTTCACGACGCTGGCCTACCTGTCCACCCACGCGGATTCCCTCGACGACGTCTTCATCACCGGCGGTCTCAGCACGGTCGAGCGCGATCCGGACGAGGTGTACGCGCTCTGCTTCGACAAGATGCGCACGGCCTCCGAGCGGTACTACCGGCGCTTCCCGGAGCACCGCGACGTCATGCGACGCCTGGTCGATCTCGCGGACGCCGGTGAGCTCGTCCTTCCCGACGGCGAGGTCGTGTCGCCTTCGCGCCTGCGCTCCGTCGGCTCCGCGCTCGGCACCGACGACGGCTGGCAGACGGTCTGGTCCTTGCTGGAGCGGGATCCCGCGTCCAACGCCTTCCGGCACGACCTCCAGCACGCCATGCCCTTCGGCGGCCGCAACCCGCTGTACTACGCGTTCCATGAGTCGAGCTATGCGAACGGGCACACCACGCGGTGGTCCGCCGAGCGCGTCGAGCCGACGGACTTCCGCGACGACCCGACGCTCTTCACGGGCGAGCACATCCGCCGCGAGTGGGCCGACACCGTCCCGGCGCTGCAGCCCTGGCGCGAGGTGACGTCGATCCTGGCGGAGCACCCCTGGCCGCGGATCTACGACACCGCCGCCCTCGCCGCCTCCGGGGCGACGGGCGCGGCCGCCGTGTACGTGAACGACGTGTATGTGCCCCTGGAGTTCTCGTTGGAGACCGCCCGCCTCCTCCCCGGTGTGACCCCGTGGGTGACGAGCGAGCATGAGCACAACGGCCTGCGGACGGGGCCCGTGCTGGAGCGGTTGATCGACCTCGCCCACGGACGCCGCCTCCGCTGA
- a CDS encoding type B 50S ribosomal protein L31: MKTDIHPEYKAVVFRDLGSGETFLTRSTVTSDKTIELDGVEYPVIDVEISSASHPFYTGKQRIMDSAGRVEKFNQRFKGFGGSSK; this comes from the coding sequence ATGAAGACTGACATTCACCCCGAGTACAAGGCTGTCGTGTTCCGCGACCTGGGTTCGGGCGAGACCTTCCTCACCCGCTCCACCGTCACGAGCGACAAGACGATCGAGCTGGACGGCGTGGAGTACCCGGTGATCGACGTCGAGATCTCGTCGGCCTCGCACCCCTTCTACACGGGCAAGCAGCGCATCATGGACTCGGCCGGCCGCGTCGAGAAGTTCAACCAGCGCTTCAAGGGCTTCGGCGGCTCCTCCAAGTAA
- a CDS encoding ABC transporter ATP-binding protein yields the protein MPIALEFTDVVVRREGRNIIDHVTWQVSDDQRWVILGPNGAGKTTLLQLADTLMHPTSGTVTILGETLGRADVFEIRPRIGFASSAMAKRIPRDETVLNTVLTAAYSVLGRWNESYEDIDERRALRVLGDWRLAHLADRTFGTLSDGEQKRVQIARAVMTDPELLLLDEPTASLDLGSREELLALLGGYASAPTTPAMLMVTHHVEEIPVGFTHVLLIRDGAVVAAGPIAETLTADALGETFGMPIALSSEDGRYSARAAS from the coding sequence ATGCCGATCGCTCTGGAGTTCACCGACGTCGTCGTGCGCCGAGAGGGGCGCAACATCATCGATCACGTGACCTGGCAGGTCTCGGACGATCAGCGATGGGTGATCCTCGGGCCGAACGGTGCGGGGAAGACGACCCTGCTGCAGCTCGCCGACACGCTGATGCACCCCACCTCGGGCACGGTCACCATCCTCGGCGAGACACTCGGACGCGCCGACGTCTTCGAGATCCGTCCGCGGATCGGGTTCGCGTCGTCCGCCATGGCCAAGCGCATCCCGCGCGACGAGACGGTGCTCAACACCGTCCTGACGGCGGCGTACTCCGTGCTCGGGCGCTGGAACGAGAGCTACGAGGACATCGACGAGCGGCGTGCGCTGCGCGTGCTGGGCGACTGGCGTCTCGCGCACCTCGCCGACCGCACCTTCGGCACGCTGAGCGACGGCGAGCAGAAGCGCGTGCAGATCGCCAGGGCGGTCATGACGGACCCGGAGCTCCTGCTGCTCGACGAGCCGACGGCCTCGCTCGACCTGGGGTCGCGCGAGGAGCTGCTGGCTCTGCTCGGCGGCTATGCGTCGGCGCCGACGACGCCCGCGATGCTCATGGTGACGCATCACGTCGAGGAGATCCCCGTCGGGTTCACGCACGTGCTGCTGATCCGCGACGGTGCCGTGGTCGCCGCGGGCCCGATCGCCGAGACGCTCACCGCGGATGCCCTGGGCGAGACCTTCGGGATGCCGATCGCGCTCAGCAGCGAGGACGGGCGCTACTCCGCCCGCGCCGCCTCCTGA
- the glgA gene encoding glycogen synthase, translating to MRVEMITKEYPPEIYGGAGVHVAELVSALRRDIDVTVRAFGAPRDEEGTFAYRAPESLSAANPALQTLGTDLEIVSAIAGADVVHSHTWYANFAGHLASQLHGIPHVLTAHSLEPLRPWKAEQLGGGYAVSSGIEKLAYENAAAVIAVSAGMRADILRSYPQVDPARVRVIHNGIDVERWRPVQDRAFLSSIGMDPDRPSVVFVGRITRQKGLPYLLQAARLLPPEVQLILCAGAPDTPEIMAEVQEGVRLLQQTREGVVWIERMLPRDELSAILAAATTFVCPSVYEPLGIVNLEAMACGAAVVGTATGGIPEVVDDGVTGRLVPIEQVQDGTGTPTDPDRFIADLAAVLTEVATDPARAREYGEAGRERARAKFSWGAIADETRALYAELSA from the coding sequence ATGCGAGTCGAGATGATCACCAAGGAGTATCCGCCGGAGATCTACGGAGGCGCGGGTGTGCACGTCGCCGAACTCGTCTCCGCACTGCGTCGGGACATCGATGTGACGGTGCGTGCGTTCGGCGCGCCGCGCGACGAGGAGGGCACCTTCGCCTACCGCGCTCCCGAGAGCCTCTCCGCCGCCAACCCGGCGCTGCAGACGCTCGGAACGGACCTGGAGATCGTGTCGGCCATCGCGGGCGCCGACGTCGTGCACAGCCATACCTGGTACGCGAACTTCGCAGGACACCTCGCCTCCCAGCTCCATGGGATCCCGCACGTGCTCACGGCGCACAGCCTCGAGCCGCTGCGGCCGTGGAAGGCCGAGCAACTCGGGGGCGGCTACGCCGTGTCGAGCGGTATCGAGAAGCTCGCCTACGAGAACGCCGCCGCGGTGATCGCGGTGAGTGCCGGCATGCGCGCGGACATCCTCCGCAGCTATCCGCAGGTCGACCCCGCGCGGGTCCGGGTGATCCACAACGGGATCGATGTGGAGCGCTGGCGTCCGGTCCAGGATCGAGCTTTCCTCTCCTCGATCGGCATGGATCCTGACCGACCCTCGGTGGTCTTCGTCGGACGCATCACGCGGCAGAAGGGTCTGCCCTACCTCCTGCAGGCGGCACGGCTGCTGCCGCCCGAGGTCCAGCTCATCCTCTGCGCCGGTGCTCCGGACACGCCGGAGATCATGGCGGAGGTCCAGGAGGGGGTGCGGCTGCTGCAGCAGACCCGAGAGGGCGTGGTGTGGATCGAGCGGATGCTGCCGCGGGACGAGCTGTCGGCGATCCTGGCCGCAGCGACCACCTTCGTCTGCCCGTCCGTCTACGAGCCGCTCGGGATCGTGAACCTCGAGGCCATGGCCTGCGGAGCGGCCGTCGTGGGAACGGCGACCGGCGGCATCCCCGAGGTCGTCGACGACGGCGTGACGGGCCGGCTGGTCCCCATCGAGCAGGTGCAGGACGGTACGGGCACACCGACCGACCCCGACCGCTTCATCGCCGATCTCGCGGCAGTCCTCACCGAGGTCGCCACGGATCCGGCGCGGGCGCGGGAGTACGGGGAGGCCGGTCGGGAGAGGGCCCGCGCGAAGTTCAGCTGGGGCGCGATCGCCGACGAGACGCGCGCGCTCTACGCAGAGCTGTCCGCCTGA
- a CDS encoding glucose-1-phosphate adenylyltransferase — protein MSAPKKVFGIILAGGEGKRLMPLTADRAKPAVPFGGQYRLIDFAISNLINSGLRQIVVLTQYKSHSLDRHISQTWRMSALLDSYVTSVPAQQRLGKRWFSGSADAILQSMNLINDEKPDIVVVIGADHVYRMDFRQMLEAHIESGAKATVAGIRQPLALASQFGVIDADPESGRIRQFLEKPTDATGLADSPHEVLASMGNYIFDTDALIAAVEADGELPTSSHDMGGDIVPYFVDRGEAGYYDMKQNEVPGSSPRDRSYWRDVGTIDSFFDAHRDLISTLPIFNLYNMEWPIHSQAVNSPPAKFVRDSVGRIGNAIDSIVSLGSVLSGTHLERSVVGPWTLAGGGSTITDSVVFDHVHVGQGARVHRAILDKNVVLADGATVGVDRERDLARGFTVTESGITVVGKGVFIER, from the coding sequence ATGTCCGCTCCAAAGAAGGTCTTCGGGATCATCCTCGCCGGCGGCGAGGGCAAGCGACTCATGCCGCTGACGGCCGACCGCGCAAAACCCGCCGTCCCGTTCGGCGGCCAGTACCGCCTGATCGACTTCGCCATCTCGAACCTCATCAACTCCGGGCTGAGACAGATCGTCGTGCTCACGCAGTACAAGTCGCACAGCCTCGACCGGCACATCTCCCAGACCTGGCGCATGTCGGCCCTGCTCGATTCGTACGTGACCTCGGTCCCGGCCCAGCAGCGCCTGGGCAAGCGCTGGTTCTCCGGCTCCGCCGACGCGATCCTGCAGAGCATGAACCTGATCAACGACGAGAAGCCCGACATCGTCGTCGTGATCGGCGCCGACCACGTCTATCGGATGGACTTCCGGCAGATGCTCGAGGCGCACATCGAGTCCGGCGCGAAGGCGACGGTCGCCGGCATCCGTCAGCCGCTCGCTCTGGCGTCCCAGTTCGGGGTCATCGACGCCGACCCGGAATCCGGGCGGATCCGCCAGTTCCTGGAGAAGCCGACCGACGCCACGGGTCTCGCGGACTCCCCGCACGAGGTCCTGGCCTCGATGGGCAACTACATCTTCGACACCGACGCCCTGATCGCGGCCGTCGAGGCCGACGGGGAGCTGCCCACGTCGAGCCACGACATGGGCGGCGACATCGTCCCGTACTTCGTCGACCGCGGCGAGGCCGGCTACTACGACATGAAGCAGAACGAGGTCCCGGGGTCGTCGCCGCGAGACCGCTCCTACTGGCGCGACGTGGGGACGATCGACTCGTTCTTCGACGCGCACCGGGACCTGATCTCGACGCTCCCGATCTTCAACCTCTACAACATGGAGTGGCCGATCCACTCGCAGGCGGTCAACTCCCCGCCGGCGAAGTTCGTCCGCGACTCGGTGGGGCGGATCGGCAACGCCATCGACTCGATCGTCTCGCTGGGGTCGGTGCTCTCCGGCACGCACCTCGAACGCAGCGTCGTGGGGCCGTGGACCCTGGCCGGCGGCGGCTCGACCATCACGGACTCCGTGGTGTTCGATCACGTGCACGTCGGACAGGGTGCCCGCGTGCACCGCGCGATCCTCGACAAGAACGTGGTCCTCGCCGACGGCGCGACGGTCGGAGTCGACCGTGAACGCGATCTCGCCCGCGGGTTCACGGTCACGGAGTCGGGGATCACGGTCGTGGGCAAGGGCGTGTTCATCGAACGCTGA
- a CDS encoding alpha/beta fold hydrolase: MDIILIPGLWLDATSWDAVVPALERAGHRPRPLTMPGLDASAEAAAGIGIDDWVSAAVAAVDAAEGDVVVVGHSGGGNVAWGVADARPDRVARVVFVDTVPPPPGSGISEFPVQDGVVPFPGWGFFPDEDVHDLDDETRTRTVPLTHSVPARVPTDELALSDPARYRIPVTLLMGGLDQDAFDAVISQWGPYAEEYGAIDDAEVVRIGSAHWPQFSAPERFAELLVRAIDR; the protein is encoded by the coding sequence ATGGACATCATCCTCATCCCCGGCCTCTGGCTCGACGCGACCAGCTGGGACGCCGTGGTCCCCGCGCTGGAGCGAGCCGGTCATCGACCGCGGCCGCTGACCATGCCCGGACTCGACGCGTCTGCGGAGGCAGCGGCGGGTATCGGTATCGACGACTGGGTCTCCGCCGCGGTCGCCGCCGTCGATGCCGCGGAGGGCGATGTGGTGGTCGTCGGGCACAGTGGCGGAGGCAATGTCGCCTGGGGCGTCGCCGACGCACGACCTGACCGCGTGGCCAGGGTCGTCTTCGTCGACACCGTGCCCCCACCCCCGGGTTCGGGTATCAGCGAGTTCCCGGTGCAGGACGGCGTCGTCCCGTTCCCGGGCTGGGGCTTCTTCCCGGACGAGGACGTGCACGATCTGGACGACGAGACCCGCACGAGGACCGTCCCGCTCACCCACAGCGTGCCCGCGCGGGTGCCGACGGACGAGCTCGCTCTGAGCGACCCGGCGCGGTACCGCATCCCGGTCACCCTGCTGATGGGAGGGCTGGATCAGGACGCCTTCGATGCCGTGATCAGCCAGTGGGGTCCGTACGCGGAGGAGTATGGGGCGATCGACGACGCCGAGGTCGTCCGGATCGGCTCCGCGCACTGGCCCCAGTTCTCGGCGCCCGAGCGTTTCGCGGAGCTCCTGGTGCGCGCGATCGATCGCTGA
- a CDS encoding beta-ketoacyl-ACP reductase — MSAERVVLVTGGNRGIGRAIAERFVREGYRVAVTARSGEGPEGTLTVRADVTDAAALDAAFTEVEQQLGPVEIVVANAGITKDTLLMRMSEDDFDSVVATNLGGTFRVVKRASKGMLRARFGRVILISSVVGLYGSAGQTNYAASKSALVGFARSLTRELGGRGITANVVAPGFIETDMTAELPEETQKQYKANIPAGRFATPDEVAGVVTWLASDDAGYISGAVIPVDGGLGMGH; from the coding sequence ATGAGCGCGGAGCGCGTCGTCCTCGTCACCGGAGGCAACCGCGGCATCGGCCGCGCCATCGCCGAGCGCTTCGTGCGGGAGGGCTACCGGGTGGCGGTGACCGCTCGCAGCGGCGAGGGTCCGGAGGGCACCCTGACGGTGCGCGCCGACGTCACGGACGCCGCCGCTCTCGACGCGGCCTTCACCGAGGTGGAGCAGCAGCTCGGCCCGGTGGAGATCGTCGTCGCCAACGCGGGCATCACCAAGGACACCCTGCTCATGCGCATGAGCGAGGACGACTTCGACAGCGTCGTGGCGACGAACCTCGGCGGCACGTTCCGCGTCGTCAAGCGGGCCTCGAAGGGGATGCTGCGAGCGCGGTTCGGACGGGTCATCCTCATCTCCAGCGTCGTGGGCCTCTACGGCTCCGCGGGGCAGACGAACTACGCCGCCTCGAAGAGCGCGCTGGTCGGTTTCGCCCGCTCGCTCACGCGCGAGCTCGGCGGACGCGGCATCACCGCCAACGTGGTGGCACCCGGCTTCATCGAGACCGACATGACCGCGGAACTCCCCGAGGAGACGCAGAAGCAGTACAAGGCGAACATCCCCGCCGGACGTTTCGCGACGCCGGATGAGGTCGCAGGCGTCGTGACCTGGCTGGCGAGCGACGACGCCGGCTACATCTCGGGCGCCGTCATCCCGGTCGACGGCGGTCTCGGCATGGGGCACTGA
- a CDS encoding DUF4190 domain-containing protein has translation MSDPRISGPSGEQPPALPSAPGSSPAYPGFPQTPPAHAAPQQYSPPQQYSAPQQYAAPQPYGAAPARPTSGLAITSLVCGIAGVVLFWAIVPMLASITAVITGHMALGQIRRTPGLGGRGMAIAGLILGYVMIGVLVFTIVSTIIGLVVFGAFTLPFVFAS, from the coding sequence GTGAGCGATCCCCGTATCTCCGGTCCGTCGGGTGAGCAGCCCCCGGCCCTCCCATCGGCCCCCGGCTCCTCGCCTGCGTACCCGGGATTCCCGCAGACTCCCCCTGCGCATGCCGCGCCGCAGCAGTACTCGCCCCCTCAGCAGTATTCGGCCCCTCAGCAGTACGCGGCCCCGCAGCCGTATGGGGCTGCGCCTGCCCGCCCGACCAGCGGCCTCGCGATCACCTCCCTCGTCTGCGGCATCGCCGGTGTCGTGCTGTTCTGGGCGATCGTGCCGATGCTCGCCTCGATCACGGCCGTGATCACCGGTCACATGGCGCTCGGGCAGATCCGTCGCACCCCCGGTCTCGGAGGCCGCGGCATGGCGATCGCCGGGCTCATCCTCGGCTACGTCATGATCGGCGTGCTGGTCTTCACCATCGTGTCGACGATCATCGGCCTCGTCGTCTTCGGCGCCTTCACCCTGCCGTTCGTCTTCGCGAGCTGA
- a CDS encoding DUF3099 domain-containing protein, with amino-acid sequence MKSARRVPAVTSLPQSPRDEGDHRVRRYALTMTIRIVCFGLMFFVQPFGWWTWVFALAAAVLPYIAVVFANAGSDSTETAAESPLREIDAPPAPSLAPETAPDVITIREGRTDR; translated from the coding sequence GTGAAGAGCGCACGTCGAGTCCCGGCCGTCACCTCACTGCCGCAGTCCCCGCGGGATGAGGGTGACCACCGTGTGCGCCGGTACGCCCTCACGATGACGATCCGCATCGTCTGCTTCGGGCTGATGTTCTTCGTGCAGCCCTTCGGCTGGTGGACATGGGTCTTCGCGCTGGCCGCCGCTGTCCTCCCGTACATCGCGGTCGTCTTCGCCAACGCCGGCAGCGACAGCACGGAGACCGCCGCGGAGTCGCCGCTGCGCGAGATCGACGCGCCCCCCGCACCGTCGCTCGCTCCGGAGACCGCCCCCGACGTGATCACCATCCGCGAAGGCCGCACGGACCGATGA
- a CDS encoding SURF1 family cytochrome oxidase biogenesis protein, with translation MSNRLTRWGVYVLIAIGFAIACVFLSNWQFERNESRAEQIALVEQNYDAPAVPLADVVADDELDPADEWRPVTLQGEYLADEQLLVRNRPHGGTSAFEVLVPFRDADGRVLIVDRGWVPPGEGQLPDAVPSPPSGEVTVTVRLRPGEPLPGSGRGAPEGQVPTIHLPSIADLVGDDVITGTYGRLVEEQPAADTALGGFESPTDDPGPHLSYAIQWILFAIMGFIFIGYIIRTEIVKHREEVEGKPAPVKAPKRRDRDAAAEDELLDAR, from the coding sequence ATGAGCAACCGCCTGACCCGCTGGGGCGTGTACGTCCTCATCGCCATCGGCTTCGCGATCGCCTGCGTCTTCCTGTCGAACTGGCAGTTCGAGCGGAACGAGTCCAGGGCCGAGCAGATCGCGCTCGTGGAGCAGAACTACGACGCGCCGGCCGTCCCCCTCGCCGACGTGGTCGCCGACGACGAGCTCGACCCCGCAGACGAATGGCGCCCCGTCACGCTGCAGGGCGAGTACCTCGCCGACGAGCAGCTTCTGGTCCGCAACCGTCCCCACGGCGGAACGAGCGCGTTCGAGGTGCTGGTCCCTTTCCGTGACGCGGACGGCCGTGTGCTCATCGTCGACCGCGGCTGGGTGCCCCCGGGCGAGGGGCAGCTCCCGGACGCCGTTCCGTCGCCGCCGTCCGGCGAGGTCACGGTGACCGTCCGCCTGCGTCCCGGCGAGCCGCTTCCCGGGTCCGGACGCGGGGCTCCGGAGGGCCAGGTGCCCACGATCCACCTCCCGTCCATCGCCGACCTCGTCGGGGACGACGTGATCACCGGCACCTACGGACGCCTGGTCGAGGAGCAGCCCGCCGCCGACACGGCACTGGGTGGCTTCGAGTCCCCCACCGACGACCCGGGTCCGCACCTGTCCTATGCGATCCAGTGGATCCTGTTCGCCATCATGGGCTTCATCTTCATCGGATACATCATCCGCACGGAGATCGTGAAGCACCGCGAAGAGGTCGAGGGGAAGCCGGCACCGGTGAAGGCGCCGAAACGCCGCGACCGCGACGCGGCCGCCGAGGACGAACTGCTCGACGCCCGCTGA